One genomic segment of Mesoterricola silvestris includes these proteins:
- a CDS encoding branched-chain amino acid ABC transporter ATP-binding protein/permease, translating to MRRFLLLRGAEVLVLALLAAVPVAVTNPYALGLLTLLAIYGVLLIGLDVSVGYLGQINLGQVAFLGLGAYAAGIVVTRFGGGLLPALLAAALVGLVLGGLLALPALRLEGPQFALATLSFSALTVTALNELESLTGGAQGLSLARPRFLGMALEPRGFYWLCLAALALVWVTMRNLLASHWGRAFEALRDSPIATDAMGVGTYRHKVAGFALGSGLGGLAGGLYAFNFQYLQPQIFTYDLMVILLLGVVLGGRKSLWGAFVGACVVVLLPNLLSDRRLFLVLAFLGLLAALAAGIRGLARRRSGAFQALAPVAAMALLAVGGLLVKNTEDWRKGIFALMLFAVVVGLPEGLMGFASRFLEGVFRVPPASLPAPSALDDALPAQENGPGPVLAVKELRRHFGGVRAVDGITLQVESGSIHGLIGPNGSGKSTLVNVVSGLYPPTGGEIRLQGAPVTRLGMVAMARAGVARTFQNLQLFGELSALDNVLVALHGAFRMPLPLLVAGLGRKEERRAQADALALVGLEAEARVRARDLTYGAQRFLELARALARRPAVLILDEPAAGLAHPDVLRLMGVIRKVHERGIAILLIEHHMDVVSELCHYVTVMDGGRMLAEGRAQDVKRDPRVLEAYLGLPRESAP from the coding sequence ATGCGGCGCTTCCTGCTCCTTCGCGGCGCCGAGGTGCTGGTCCTGGCCCTGCTGGCGGCGGTTCCCGTGGCGGTGACGAATCCCTACGCCCTGGGTCTCTTGACGCTCCTGGCCATCTACGGGGTCCTGCTCATCGGCCTGGACGTTTCGGTGGGCTACCTGGGCCAGATCAACCTGGGGCAGGTGGCCTTCCTGGGCCTGGGCGCCTACGCCGCCGGCATCGTGGTCACGCGGTTCGGCGGGGGGCTCCTTCCCGCGCTCCTGGCGGCCGCGCTGGTGGGCCTCGTCCTGGGCGGGCTCCTGGCCCTGCCCGCGCTGCGCCTGGAGGGGCCGCAGTTCGCCCTGGCGACCCTGAGCTTCTCGGCCCTGACCGTCACCGCCCTCAACGAGCTGGAATCCCTCACGGGCGGCGCCCAGGGCCTCAGCCTGGCCCGCCCGCGCTTCCTGGGCATGGCCCTGGAGCCCCGGGGCTTCTATTGGCTCTGCCTGGCGGCCCTGGCCCTGGTGTGGGTCACCATGCGCAACCTCCTGGCCTCCCACTGGGGCCGCGCCTTCGAGGCGCTGCGGGACAGCCCCATCGCCACGGACGCCATGGGCGTCGGCACCTACCGGCACAAGGTGGCCGGCTTCGCGCTGGGGTCGGGGCTCGGGGGCCTGGCCGGGGGCCTCTACGCCTTCAATTTCCAGTACCTCCAGCCGCAGATCTTCACCTACGACCTGATGGTGATCCTGCTCCTGGGGGTGGTGCTGGGCGGCCGCAAGAGCCTCTGGGGCGCCTTCGTGGGGGCCTGCGTCGTGGTGCTCCTGCCCAACCTCCTTTCGGACCGCCGGCTCTTCCTGGTCCTGGCCTTCCTCGGGCTTCTGGCGGCCCTGGCGGCGGGGATCCGGGGGCTGGCGCGAAGGCGCTCGGGAGCCTTCCAGGCCCTGGCGCCCGTGGCCGCCATGGCGCTCCTGGCGGTGGGCGGGCTCCTGGTGAAGAACACCGAGGACTGGCGCAAGGGCATTTTCGCGCTCATGCTCTTCGCCGTGGTGGTGGGCCTGCCCGAGGGGCTCATGGGCTTCGCCTCCCGCTTCCTGGAGGGGGTCTTCCGGGTGCCCCCCGCGTCCCTGCCGGCGCCATCCGCCCTGGACGACGCGCTTCCCGCCCAGGAGAACGGGCCCGGGCCGGTGCTGGCCGTGAAGGAGCTCCGGCGGCACTTCGGGGGCGTCAGGGCGGTGGACGGCATCACGCTCCAGGTGGAATCCGGCAGCATCCACGGCCTCATCGGGCCCAACGGATCCGGAAAGAGCACGCTGGTGAACGTCGTATCGGGCCTCTACCCGCCCACCGGCGGCGAGATCCGTCTGCAGGGGGCCCCCGTCACCCGTCTGGGCATGGTGGCCATGGCCCGGGCCGGGGTGGCCCGCACCTTCCAGAACCTCCAGCTCTTCGGGGAGCTCAGCGCCCTGGACAACGTGCTGGTGGCCCTGCACGGCGCCTTCCGCATGCCGTTGCCGCTCCTGGTGGCGGGCCTGGGCCGGAAGGAGGAGCGCCGCGCCCAGGCCGACGCCCTGGCCCTGGTGGGCCTGGAGGCCGAGGCCCGGGTCCGGGCGCGGGACCTCACCTACGGCGCCCAGCGTTTCCTGGAACTGGCCCGGGCCCTGGCCCGCAGGCCGGCGGTCCTCATCCTGGACGAGCCCGCCGCGGGGCTGGCCCATCCCGACGTGCTGCGCCTCATGGGCGTCATCCGCAAGGTCCACGAACGCGGCATCGCCATCCTGCTCATCGAGCACCACATGGACGTGGTGAGCGAGCTCTGCCACTACGTGACCGTCATGGACGGGGGCCGCATGCTCGCCGAAGGCCGTGCCCAGGACGTCAAGCGCGATCCCAGGGTGCTGGAGGCCTACCTCGGCCTGCCCCGGGAGTCCGCCCCATGA